One segment of Ahaetulla prasina isolate Xishuangbanna chromosome 9, ASM2864084v1, whole genome shotgun sequence DNA contains the following:
- the NEURL3 gene encoding E3 ubiquitin-protein ligase NEURL3 isoform X2 — translation MGACLSPSEDELECSLDASYSPLFFHPYIKGSQVTMDESCCTVSRTDTFHDGIVFSNRPVELYERVTLKILQEDQKWQGGLRVGFTWKDPCLQSGDLPPFVCPNLVAQGKTRACVLPDEYIEEETIISFWVDSWGCVFCSTNLEAEGSFLFNGVSVKSPLWAVVDVYGRTKAVQLLDPTCLAFQERAEENAVEDCMVCFASQASTMMFPCHHTGFCSRCSMKIFRTSGCCPLCREAVTKILWVSVLAAQNEGLPNLLGKSERIRSLR, via the exons atgggagcCTGCCTTAGTCCCTCCGAAGACG AATTGGAGTGTTCTCTCGACGCTTCGTACAGTCCGCTCTTCTTCCATCCTTACATCAAAGGATCCCAGGTTACCATGGACGAATCTTGCTGTACAGTAAGTCGGACGGACACCTTCCACGATGGTATCGTCTTCTCCAACCGGCCCGTAGAACTTTATGAGAGAGTCACGTTGAAAATCTTACAAGAGGACCAGAAGTGGCAGGGGGGTCTGCGGGTGGGCTTCACCTGGAAAGACCCCTGCCTTCAGTCGGGCGACCTGCCTCCGTTTGTGTGCCCGAACCTGGTCGCCCAAGGGAAGACTCGGGCGTGCGTTTTACCGGACGAGTATATCGAAGAAGAGACCATTATCAGCTTCTGGGTGGACAGCTGGGGCTGCGTTTTCTGCAGCACCAACCTTGAGGCCGAAGGGTCCTTCCTCTTCAACGGCGTCTCGGTTAAATCTCCTCTTTGGGCGGTTGTGGACGTCTATGGAAGAACCAAAGCAGTCCAACTTCTCG ATCCCACCTGCTTGGCGTTCCAAGAAAGGGCTGAAGAAAACGCCGTGGAAGATTGCATGGTCTGTTTTGCGTCCCAGGCCAGTACCATGATGTTCCCTTGTCATCACACCGGCTTCTGCTCCAGGTGCTCCATGAAGATTTTCAGAACCAGCGGCTGCTGCCCCCTCTGTCGGGAAGCAGTGACGAAAATCCTCTGGGTCTCCGTTCTGGCGGCGCAGAACGAGGGCCTGCCGAACTTGTTGGGAAAATCGGAGCGTATCCGTTCCCTGCGGTGA
- the NEURL3 gene encoding E3 ubiquitin-protein ligase NEURL3 isoform X1 produces MGACLSPSEDGKENVQELECSLDASYSPLFFHPYIKGSQVTMDESCCTVSRTDTFHDGIVFSNRPVELYERVTLKILQEDQKWQGGLRVGFTWKDPCLQSGDLPPFVCPNLVAQGKTRACVLPDEYIEEETIISFWVDSWGCVFCSTNLEAEGSFLFNGVSVKSPLWAVVDVYGRTKAVQLLDPTCLAFQERAEENAVEDCMVCFASQASTMMFPCHHTGFCSRCSMKIFRTSGCCPLCREAVTKILWVSVLAAQNEGLPNLLGKSERIRSLR; encoded by the exons atgggagcCTGCCTTAGTCCCTCCGAAGACGGTAAGGAGAACGTTCAAG AATTGGAGTGTTCTCTCGACGCTTCGTACAGTCCGCTCTTCTTCCATCCTTACATCAAAGGATCCCAGGTTACCATGGACGAATCTTGCTGTACAGTAAGTCGGACGGACACCTTCCACGATGGTATCGTCTTCTCCAACCGGCCCGTAGAACTTTATGAGAGAGTCACGTTGAAAATCTTACAAGAGGACCAGAAGTGGCAGGGGGGTCTGCGGGTGGGCTTCACCTGGAAAGACCCCTGCCTTCAGTCGGGCGACCTGCCTCCGTTTGTGTGCCCGAACCTGGTCGCCCAAGGGAAGACTCGGGCGTGCGTTTTACCGGACGAGTATATCGAAGAAGAGACCATTATCAGCTTCTGGGTGGACAGCTGGGGCTGCGTTTTCTGCAGCACCAACCTTGAGGCCGAAGGGTCCTTCCTCTTCAACGGCGTCTCGGTTAAATCTCCTCTTTGGGCGGTTGTGGACGTCTATGGAAGAACCAAAGCAGTCCAACTTCTCG ATCCCACCTGCTTGGCGTTCCAAGAAAGGGCTGAAGAAAACGCCGTGGAAGATTGCATGGTCTGTTTTGCGTCCCAGGCCAGTACCATGATGTTCCCTTGTCATCACACCGGCTTCTGCTCCAGGTGCTCCATGAAGATTTTCAGAACCAGCGGCTGCTGCCCCCTCTGTCGGGAAGCAGTGACGAAAATCCTCTGGGTCTCCGTTCTGGCGGCGCAGAACGAGGGCCTGCCGAACTTGTTGGGAAAATCGGAGCGTATCCGTTCCCTGCGGTGA